In the Peptococcaceae bacterium genome, TCCTGCTGCGGACCTACCTTGGGCTCTACAAGGTGGCGGCGCTGGAATTGCACGAAGCTTTTCACGGGCTTCATCCGGGCATTGCCTACCTCCACGGTCACCGCGCCTACCATGTGGACATCAGGTACGGCGGCATTCCGGGCAATATCCTCTACGTCGGCGAGGCGCTTGCCGGGATTAAGACAGTGGGGGACATGCTGGAGCGCCTGAATACCCTCATGTCCGCCGAAGTGGAGGAAAGGATGCTCGAAAGCGAGCGGGAAATCAGGGGGTGCCGTGACATCCAGGAAACGAGCGTTTGCGCGAAAGGCGTCATCCTGGTCGGCAGGCCCGAAAACCCTGTCACCAAGGTCATTCACATCTTCCCGCACACGGGTTTCACCCCGGAACACCTGGAGAGCGTCGTCCGGGAACATCCAGGCGCGGATACTTTGCTGGCCACCATCAGCAGGGCATACCCCGGCAATCCCCTCATTGAAAAAGCCCGGCAGCTCGGACTGAATTTTATTTGCGGGAACTCGCACGCCCTGGAAATCATGGAAAACGGCCTGCCCCTGGCCTGGGCGATAAAGGCGCACCTGCCCGAACTGGAGGTTGTCCTCTTCCGGGAGAGAATGACCAGCGTTCCCCTCGAGTCGTTCGGCGGCAAAGAGCTCCAGGAATACGCGCGCGATATCTCCGCGAGATTTTTGTCAGGCAAAAAATAATCAAATAAAGAAAGGAGCAATGAAAGTGAGTACGGAAATCAAAACTGGTGAAAAGAAAATAAAGACGATCGAAATCGTGGGCCTCGTTTTGGTTGGCTTGTCTTTAGTCGGGCTGTTTTTCGCTCCCGGGTTTATCGCCGGCATCTTTGACGCCATGGTCAAAAGGGCCTTCCCCACGATTGTCCAGACCACCCTTACCGGCACGCTCGGCGTAGCCGTCATCATCAGCGTAATGGTCGGGCGCACCCTGGAACGACTGGGGTTTACCGACGCCCTGATGAGGCTCTTCCTTCCCCTGGCCAGGCTGATGAAGGTCAACTCCGCCGTCCTCATCCCCGCCATTTATAACATCCTTGGAGACATCAACGCCGCGGGAAGGATCGGGGGCCCTATCCTGGTTAAAGCCGGGGCCACCAAGGACGAGCAGAAAATCGCCATCTGCACCATGGTCCAATCGCAGCAGTCATTCTCCACTTTCATGTTCGGGCTGATCGCCCTGACGGCCGTGGGCGCCAAGGCCTTCCTGGTGATAGTCATCGCCGTGTTTTTACCGCTGGTCATTGTGCCCCCGCTGTTGAGGCTGACCATCTGGCGCAACACCAAAGCCGTGTCGCTGGAACAACTGCCCAGCTTTACGCCCACCACCGGCGCGCTGCCGACTCTCTTCGGCGCGACCCGGGAAGGCGCTGAAATCGTTTTCCTCCTGATCATCCCCGCTTTCGCCGTGATCTTCTCCCTGATCGGCGCTCTCGATTACCTCGGTATCTGGAAGCCCATCGAAAACGCGCTCACCTCGATGCTGTCGGCCCTGGCCATCGATCCCAAGTCGGGGATGGTCAGCATACTGGCTTCGCCGACCCTGGCCATGTCCCAGTTGAAAGACGTGGCCGCGACCATGCCGAAAAATTTGGTCATCGGGTCTTTCGTGCTGGCGGCTTCAGGGTTCCCGCTTTCCGTCATTTTCGGGCAGATCCCGGTCATCTGGTCCGGGGTTACCGATTTGTCCCACCGCGAGGCTATGGGCGCCGCCGTGCTGGGCGCGGTTATGAGGCTGCTCACCGCGGGCCTGGTTGCGCTCCTTCTGACACCGCTCCTGTCCTAGGTTGCGGCCGGGTCCGGAGGTGTCAGATTGAGTGGGGGGAGGCTTCGGCCTCCTCTTTTTTTCATTCAGGCGGCCTGTCAGGCTACCAGGTCACCCAGGGGGACGGTGAATTCGCCGCGCCTTTCCCAGTACACGCGGACGTCGGGCCGGGCCAGGGGGATGTCGAGGACACGACCGGCCAGGCTGACGCGGAGGCTGAAACCATGCTTCAATTCGGCCTGGTCAAGTATTTTATTGTTCGCCAGCTTCAGCTTGAGTCCCGGCAGATCCTCTTCGCGGATGGCGATGGCCCTGGCGGGTTCGGCCTCAAAGGGACCCAGGGCGACCTTGAGTTCGTGGACTGCCTTTCTCCCGGTGGCCGCCACGGTTTTATTGGGCCATATGTTACAATTGTAGTTGTAGACATCGGTTCCAATCGAGAGAGGAAGCAGGACATCGCCTGCGTAGAGTTCCATCCGGAAGCTGTGGTTGGGGGTAAGAAAGAGCGAGGTCTCCGTCACCAGTTCCAAACCTATTTCCATACTGCTGCACCTCCTTTCCTGGTTCGGGTGGAATAAATGTTATGCTGTTGCGGTGAAATTGGTGCATGGCTTTATTGGCGTTGACCACGACCGGGGCCAAAAAACCGG is a window encoding:
- a CDS encoding Nif3-like dinuclear metal center hexameric protein, which gives rise to MSKKVLVKDLVEALDKITGGRVLKSPEDTAGGKNLFVVTKSSNIPGKAVTETPGLVCGSMEMEIKKAAVIMTLTESAIELAGATGVDAIVAHHPIADAANSGGVLLRTYLGLYKVAALELHEAFHGLHPGIAYLHGHRAYHVDIRYGGIPGNILYVGEALAGIKTVGDMLERLNTLMSAEVEERMLESEREIRGCRDIQETSVCAKGVILVGRPENPVTKVIHIFPHTGFTPEHLESVVREHPGADTLLATISRAYPGNPLIEKARQLGLNFICGNSHALEIMENGLPLAWAIKAHLPELEVVLFRERMTSVPLESFGGKELQEYARDISARFLSGKK